One window of Equus quagga isolate Etosha38 unplaced genomic scaffold, UCLA_HA_Equagga_1.0 205800_RagTag, whole genome shotgun sequence genomic DNA carries:
- the LOC124233587 gene encoding liprin-alpha-1-like isoform X2 — protein MEEGRGMTSKCSSGCLPTFCVLLQVCMMKTALCRCRSNCFCSPVDVLVWSNDRVIRWILSIGLKEYANNLVESGVHGALVALDETFDFSALALLLRIPKQNTQARAVLEREFNNLLVMGTDRRFDEDHDKSFRRAPSWRKKFRPKDVRGLAAGSAETLPANFWVTSSLSSPSMQPKKTQLDVYPHYFYR, from the exons ATGGAGGAGGGCCGAGGCATGACCTCTAAATGCAGCAGCGGTTGCCTGCCCACCTTCTGTGTGCTGTTACAGGTGTGCATGATGAAGACAGCTTTGTGCAGATGCCGTTCTAATTGTTTCTGTTCACCTGTAGACGTGCTTGTGTGGAGCAACGATCGAGTGATTCGCTGGATCCTCTCAATTGGTCTTAAAGAATATGCAAACAATCTGGTGGAGAGTGGCGTTCACGGTGCACTTGTGGCCTTAGATGAAACCTTCGATTTCAGTGCACTGGCGCTCTTGTTACGGATCCCTAAGCAGAACACACAG GCTCGCGCTGTCTTGGAAAGAGAATTTAACAACCTTTTGGTCATGGGGACGGACAGAAGGTTTGATGAA GACCATGATAAAAGCTTTAGGAGAGCACcttcttggagaaaaaaatttagacCAAAGGATGTTCGTGGCTTAGCTGCTGGGTCCGCAGAGACTCTCCCCGCCAACTTCTGGGTCacctcctctctgtcctcaccCTCCATGCAGCCAAAGAAGACGCAGCTGGACG
- the LOC124233587 gene encoding liprin-alpha-1-like isoform X1, whose amino-acid sequence MEEGRGMTSKCSSGCLPTFCVLLQVCMMKTALCRCRSNCFCSPVDVLVWSNDRVIRWILSIGLKEYANNLVESGVHGALVALDETFDFSALALLLRIPKQNTQARAVLEREFNNLLVMGTDRRFDEDHDKSFRRAPSWRKKFRPKDVRGLAAGSAETLPANFWVTSSLSSPSMQPKKTQLDGSVSGAQRLDADTVRTYSC is encoded by the exons ATGGAGGAGGGCCGAGGCATGACCTCTAAATGCAGCAGCGGTTGCCTGCCCACCTTCTGTGTGCTGTTACAGGTGTGCATGATGAAGACAGCTTTGTGCAGATGCCGTTCTAATTGTTTCTGTTCACCTGTAGACGTGCTTGTGTGGAGCAACGATCGAGTGATTCGCTGGATCCTCTCAATTGGTCTTAAAGAATATGCAAACAATCTGGTGGAGAGTGGCGTTCACGGTGCACTTGTGGCCTTAGATGAAACCTTCGATTTCAGTGCACTGGCGCTCTTGTTACGGATCCCTAAGCAGAACACACAG GCTCGCGCTGTCTTGGAAAGAGAATTTAACAACCTTTTGGTCATGGGGACGGACAGAAGGTTTGATGAA GACCATGATAAAAGCTTTAGGAGAGCACcttcttggagaaaaaaatttagacCAAAGGATGTTCGTGGCTTAGCTGCTGGGTCCGCAGAGACTCTCCCCGCCAACTTCTGGGTCacctcctctctgtcctcaccCTCCATGCAGCCAAAGAAGACGCAGCTGGACG